A stretch of the Candidatus Gastranaerophilales bacterium genome encodes the following:
- the lpxD gene encoding UDP-3-O-(3-hydroxymyristoyl)glucosamine N-acyltransferase, producing MKDQKSYTLEQINDIVGGILNKLADGIQVRKIAPPKLADENTLALALSEEEIENLYTSEAKCALVPLGVSLENLSTIEVERPRLAMMKLIHLFYMPPDAPQGVHSSAVVHPDAKLGKNVSIGANAVISRGAEIGDSTKILPNCYVGRNTKIGNNCFFHAGVNVGDDVQIGSNVIIQHGASIGADGFSFVTETPSNIEQAKEDGAIQGEQAQQRIYKIPSIGTVIIHDDVEIGANATVDRGTIENTVIGKGTKVDNLVMISHNCKVGENCMIVSQVGIAGSCNIGDRVVLAGQVGLADHLNIGHDSIIMAQAGVSKSFGPKSIVVGTPAVPRKEFIKQLKYIKELEDIVKQFKQYKSQLDEFMSKDGGSK from the coding sequence GTGAAAGATCAAAAGAGCTATACGCTGGAACAAATTAACGACATAGTGGGAGGTATACTAAACAAATTAGCCGATGGTATACAGGTCAGGAAAATTGCCCCGCCAAAATTGGCTGATGAGAATACCCTTGCGCTTGCCCTTTCTGAAGAAGAAATCGAAAATCTCTACACTTCAGAAGCAAAATGTGCGCTTGTTCCGTTGGGAGTGTCGTTGGAAAATCTTTCCACCATAGAAGTTGAACGTCCTCGTTTAGCAATGATGAAGCTTATTCATTTATTTTATATGCCGCCTGATGCGCCTCAAGGTGTCCATTCGAGCGCAGTGGTTCATCCCGATGCCAAACTGGGCAAAAATGTTTCTATCGGTGCAAATGCCGTTATCTCAAGAGGAGCGGAAATAGGCGACAGCACAAAAATTCTTCCTAACTGTTACGTAGGCAGAAACACAAAAATAGGCAACAATTGTTTCTTCCATGCGGGTGTTAATGTCGGTGATGATGTACAAATCGGCAGCAATGTAATTATCCAGCATGGTGCAAGTATCGGCGCTGACGGTTTCAGCTTTGTTACCGAAACCCCAAGCAATATAGAGCAGGCAAAAGAAGATGGTGCTATTCAAGGCGAGCAGGCACAGCAAAGAATTTATAAAATTCCTTCAATCGGTACCGTTATTATTCATGATGATGTAGAGATAGGCGCTAATGCTACCGTTGACAGAGGTACTATTGAAAATACCGTTATCGGCAAAGGTACAAAAGTCGACAATTTGGTTATGATTTCTCATAACTGTAAAGTAGGTGAAAATTGTATGATAGTTTCGCAGGTAGGTATTGCGGGCAGCTGTAATATAGGTGACAGAGTAGTACTTGCGGGGCAGGTAGGTTTGGCTGACCACCTTAATATCGGGCATGACTCTATTATTATGGCTCAGGCAGGTGTCAGCAAAAGCTTTGGTCCTAAGAGCATTGTCGTTGGTACCCCTGCTGTTCCGAGGAAAGAATTTATTAAACAGCTTAAATATATAAAAGAGCTTGAAGATATAGTTAAACAATTCAAGCAATATAAATCACAGCTTGACGAATTCATGTCAAAAGACGGCGGTAGTAAATAA
- a CDS encoding UDP-3-O-acyl-N-acetylglucosamine deacetylase, with protein sequence MINTPVPFEGKALMSGQNACITIERSGKPGIWFSQNGEEIQALADNVISTNNFVVVGNQNVQVALIEHLMAAFAFCNIKNALVKLDGKELPIFDGSASKWVEALKNSDLVSQAPVEITEFDEPLFYEENLTSIVLLPSDKFRVTYMIDFDHKELKNRYVSFEFGEDNSEIINARTFGFVRDLEKFHQMGIALGAGLDNTVGLTDEGGYTCELNSEFEPVKHKILDMVGDLHLTGKNPLGFKAHIIAKKAGHKSHVEFAKLVRTSFK encoded by the coding sequence ATGATTAATACTCCGGTTCCTTTTGAAGGAAAAGCATTAATGAGCGGACAAAATGCCTGTATTACTATCGAACGCAGCGGCAAACCCGGAATTTGGTTTTCCCAAAACGGGGAAGAAATTCAGGCGCTTGCCGATAACGTTATTTCTACAAATAACTTTGTCGTGGTTGGTAATCAAAATGTGCAAGTTGCTCTGATTGAACATTTGATGGCTGCATTTGCTTTTTGCAATATTAAAAATGCGTTAGTTAAACTTGACGGCAAAGAATTGCCGATTTTTGACGGCAGTGCTTCAAAATGGGTTGAGGCTTTAAAAAATTCTGACTTGGTTTCACAAGCACCTGTTGAAATAACAGAATTTGATGAGCCTTTATTTTATGAAGAAAACCTGACAAGTATTGTTCTTTTGCCTTCGGACAAATTCAGAGTTACTTATATGATTGATTTTGACCACAAAGAGCTTAAAAACCGCTATGTGAGTTTTGAATTCGGCGAAGATAACAGCGAAATTATTAACGCCAGAACTTTTGGATTTGTAAGAGATTTAGAGAAATTTCACCAAATGGGTATCGCACTTGGCGCAGGGCTGGATAATACGGTCGGGCTTACGGATGAGGGCGGTTATACTTGTGAATTAAATTCCGAATTTGAGCCTGTAAAACATAAGATACTTGATATGGTCGGTGATTTACATTTAACAGGCAAAAATCCTCTGGGCTTCAAGGCTCATATCATTGCTAAAAAAGCAGGACATAAATCCCATGTTGAATTTGCAAAATTAGTAAGGACAAGTTTTAAATAA
- the fabZ gene encoding 3-hydroxyacyl-ACP dehydratase FabZ, with protein sequence MTEETKTEKQSMDILKIMSMVPHRYPFLLIDRITEYEPGKYVKGYKNVTMNENFFMGHFPENPIMPGVLQIEALAQISAGMVMTLPEYKGKLALFAGIDKARFKRIVRPGDRLDMEATVLKAKGPIIKAGVRASVDGVTAVEAELLVAIN encoded by the coding sequence ATGACTGAAGAAACAAAAACAGAAAAACAATCTATGGATATACTGAAAATAATGTCTATGGTTCCCCACAGATATCCTTTTTTGTTGATTGACAGAATTACTGAATATGAGCCTGGGAAATATGTTAAAGGCTACAAAAATGTTACTATGAATGAAAATTTCTTTATGGGACATTTCCCTGAGAACCCGATTATGCCGGGGGTCTTACAGATAGAAGCTTTGGCTCAGATTTCTGCCGGCATGGTTATGACCTTGCCTGAATATAAAGGCAAACTGGCTCTTTTTGCCGGTATTGATAAAGCAAGATTTAAAAGAATAGTTCGTCCCGGCGACAGGCTGGATATGGAAGCTACGGTTTTAAAAGCTAAAGGACCTATTATAAAAGCCGGAGTCAGAGCCTCTGTTGACGGTGTTACAGCTGTTGAGGCAGAACTTTTGGTTGCTATAAATTAA
- a CDS encoding ABC transporter ATP-binding protein: MEEILRIENLKKKFPKNRDFFGRSKGWVFALNGVNLTINKGDSMGLVGESGCGKSTVGRCILKLIEPTEGNIFFNGQKITAIKNSEFKTIRPNLQIVFQNPYSSLNPRMKIKDILEEPLKINTKSNKKERRGKILEVLEMVGLGEDILDNFPHEFSGGQRQRIVIAKALILNPEFIVADEPISALDISIQAQIINLLKELKEKFNLTYLFISHDLGTVKHFCNKVAVMYLGEIIEFAQTNELFDNPLHPYSKLLLGSRPLIGVNKIDRENIIDTEPPSNENLPGGCKFASRCAYKMDICTQKEPPDIQISPSHSVKCFLYNEQKEQ, from the coding sequence ATGGAAGAAATTTTGCGCATAGAAAATTTAAAAAAGAAATTTCCTAAGAACAGGGATTTTTTTGGACGCTCAAAAGGCTGGGTTTTTGCACTGAACGGTGTAAATTTAACTATTAACAAAGGCGACAGTATGGGTTTGGTCGGAGAAAGCGGCTGCGGTAAATCAACTGTAGGACGATGTATTTTAAAGCTTATTGAACCCACCGAAGGGAATATTTTTTTTAATGGGCAGAAAATAACCGCTATAAAAAATTCTGAATTTAAGACTATCCGCCCCAATCTTCAAATAGTTTTTCAAAACCCTTATTCCAGCTTAAATCCCAGAATGAAAATAAAAGATATTCTGGAAGAACCGCTTAAAATTAATACAAAATCGAATAAAAAAGAACGCCGCGGCAAAATCCTTGAAGTACTTGAAATGGTTGGATTAGGTGAAGACATACTGGATAACTTTCCCCATGAATTTTCAGGCGGTCAAAGACAAAGAATAGTCATTGCCAAGGCTTTGATTTTAAACCCCGAATTTATTGTTGCCGATGAACCTATAAGCGCTTTGGATATCAGCATCCAGGCACAAATTATTAACCTGCTTAAAGAATTAAAAGAAAAATTTAATCTCACTTATTTATTTATCTCTCATGACTTAGGTACGGTTAAACATTTTTGCAACAAAGTAGCGGTTATGTACTTGGGCGAAATTATAGAATTTGCACAAACAAACGAGCTTTTTGATAATCCTTTGCACCCTTATTCTAAACTGCTTTTAGGTTCACGACCGCTTATCGGCGTTAATAAAATTGACCGTGAAAATATTATTGATACTGAACCGCCAAGCAATGAAAATCTCCCCGGAGGCTGCAAATTTGCTTCAAGATGTGCTTACAAAATGGATATCTGTACCCAAAAAGAACCGCCCGATATACAAATTTCGCCCTCTCACTCCGTAAAATGCTTTCTTTATAACGAACAAAAAGAGCAGTAA
- a CDS encoding glycosyltransferase family 9 protein codes for MNEQKKFLIIRFGAIGDVVVTTGLVRALKKTGAQIDYLTTKAPSLLLENDPDIEKIWLLESKSYFNILNLADKFRQEKYDCIFNLQPSVRTKILCTLSFPKKTVTYKKDYKFHAVENFFDTGKKYCPDLELDKNLKLFLPEELKEKMNTRLENKKRICFNIGANSSRQGRKWEVKNWAQLAQMIKEKYDVQIVAIGAQEDVEKVNELTSLYSGITSFAGKLSLTESACLISCCDLIISGDTGPLHIATALGPVCIGLYGCPAPSRSGPYGEKHSVIVSTLPCAPCDGRKCKLYKSEDDNMPCMQEIKPKKVMNLVDTVLNQIIYN; via the coding sequence ATGAACGAACAAAAAAAGTTTTTAATAATAAGATTTGGAGCAATAGGTGATGTAGTTGTAACTACAGGGCTTGTTCGTGCGCTAAAAAAAACAGGCGCACAAATAGACTATCTCACGACTAAAGCCCCGTCTTTGCTGCTTGAAAACGACCCTGATATAGAAAAAATTTGGCTGCTTGAGAGTAAATCCTATTTTAATATACTTAATCTGGCTGACAAATTCAGACAGGAAAAATATGATTGCATATTTAATTTGCAGCCTTCCGTAAGGACAAAAATCTTATGCACATTAAGCTTCCCTAAAAAAACAGTTACTTACAAAAAGGATTATAAATTTCATGCTGTCGAAAATTTCTTCGATACAGGCAAAAAATACTGCCCTGATTTAGAATTGGACAAAAATTTAAAACTCTTTTTACCTGAAGAACTAAAAGAAAAAATGAATACCCGTCTGGAAAACAAGAAACGTATTTGCTTCAACATAGGCGCCAACTCAAGCAGACAAGGCAGAAAATGGGAAGTCAAAAATTGGGCGCAGCTTGCTCAAATGATAAAGGAAAAATATGACGTACAAATTGTAGCGATAGGCGCACAGGAAGATGTTGAAAAAGTAAATGAACTCACCTCGCTTTACAGCGGCATAACGTCTTTTGCGGGCAAATTATCATTAACGGAGTCCGCCTGCTTAATTTCCTGCTGTGATTTAATAATCTCGGGCGATACAGGTCCGTTGCATATAGCAACTGCATTAGGACCCGTATGTATAGGGCTTTACGGTTGCCCTGCCCCCTCAAGGAGCGGGCCTTACGGTGAAAAACACAGTGTGATTGTCAGTACTCTGCCCTGCGCCCCATGCGACGGGCGTAAATGCAAACTTTACAAATCAGAAGATGATAATATGCCCTGCATGCAGGAAATTAAACCTAAAAAAGTAATGAATTTAGTTGATACCGTATTAAACCAAATAATATATAATTAA
- the murJ gene encoding murein biosynthesis integral membrane protein MurJ — translation MKSNLYKTTVMIAVITIFSKLAGFLRDVVIAKCYGTTLVSDAYFYAYQFPALAIILLGGLGGPFHTATVSVFSKLIPDVEKKPEINVQRLFNTFVTLTGIVFLIFSLLFFFFAPQIIDFIAQAGSSQLKFLAVEHLRIMSPMIFIGGIIGIFYGISNVYKEFFYTSLSPTILSFVVIAALLLLPVDKSGLVLAYATLAGAIGQLLIQLPVFAKIGFSYYPKLFLNDDNLKNIGEILFPAMLGTTIGQINIYVDMFFTSGLEEGAWSAIGYANRVFQFPVGVLITAMLVPLFPMFSSFVGKQDFGSLRKYFHEGLNSLWFLAFPLTAFCLIFTQDIIAILFQRGAFGLNATLMVSEAMFYITLSMIPYMARDTLTRVFYAFNDSRTPFVIAFFSIAVKFITNYLFVKSMGIGGIMLSTTMVTIFNATLLAFLIRKKIGLNYLKFATPVVKIFFATMIMSGVAILANIFFIYLHPEHTIIFLIVKLTIITVLCAIVYFLLSLKLKLSPAVMIINKIKTRQM, via the coding sequence ATGAAAAGTAATCTTTACAAAACGACAGTTATGATAGCCGTAATTACTATTTTTAGCAAATTAGCAGGTTTTTTGCGTGACGTTGTCATAGCAAAGTGCTACGGGACAACTCTTGTGAGCGACGCTTACTTTTATGCATACCAATTTCCGGCGCTTGCCATTATTTTATTGGGCGGACTTGGCGGACCTTTCCACACAGCTACGGTTAGTGTGTTTTCAAAATTAATTCCCGACGTGGAGAAAAAACCTGAAATTAATGTCCAAAGGTTGTTTAATACTTTTGTAACCCTCACGGGTATAGTGTTTTTGATATTTTCACTGTTGTTTTTCTTCTTTGCTCCGCAAATTATTGATTTTATAGCACAAGCAGGAAGCAGTCAGCTAAAATTCCTTGCAGTGGAGCATTTGCGCATAATGTCGCCTATGATATTTATAGGCGGTATCATAGGGATTTTTTACGGTATTTCCAACGTTTATAAAGAATTTTTCTACACGTCGCTAAGCCCTACAATTTTAAGCTTCGTAGTTATAGCGGCGCTTTTGCTTCTACCTGTGGATAAAAGCGGTTTGGTACTTGCTTATGCAACATTGGCAGGGGCAATAGGTCAGCTTTTAATCCAGCTGCCGGTGTTTGCAAAAATAGGATTTTCTTATTATCCGAAACTTTTTTTGAATGATGATAATCTCAAAAATATAGGCGAAATTCTTTTCCCTGCAATGCTCGGCACAACTATAGGACAGATAAATATTTACGTTGATATGTTCTTTACCTCAGGGCTTGAAGAAGGTGCATGGTCTGCTATCGGCTATGCAAACAGAGTTTTCCAATTCCCTGTAGGGGTGCTGATAACCGCTATGCTTGTGCCTTTGTTTCCGATGTTTTCATCGTTTGTCGGCAAACAGGATTTTGGCTCGCTGCGAAAATATTTTCACGAAGGACTTAATTCTTTGTGGTTTCTGGCATTTCCTTTAACGGCGTTTTGTCTTATATTTACGCAGGACATCATTGCAATTTTGTTCCAGAGGGGGGCTTTTGGTCTTAATGCAACTTTAATGGTATCAGAAGCCATGTTCTATATAACTTTGTCAATGATTCCTTATATGGCAAGAGATACATTAACAAGGGTTTTCTACGCTTTTAATGACTCAAGAACTCCTTTTGTCATTGCGTTTTTCTCCATAGCGGTAAAATTTATCACCAACTACCTGTTTGTAAAATCTATGGGCATAGGCGGTATTATGCTGTCTACGACTATGGTTACGATATTTAATGCAACGCTGCTGGCATTTTTAATACGCAAAAAAATAGGGTTGAATTATTTGAAGTTTGCCACACCCGTGGTGAAAATTTTCTTCGCTACAATGATTATGTCGGGTGTTGCGATTTTGGCAAATATTTTCTTTATTTATTTACATCCTGAACACACAATTATATTTTTGATTGTTAAACTAACTATAATAACTGTTTTGTGCGCAATTGTTTACTTCCTGTTGTCGTTGAAACTAAAACTTTCGCCTGCCGTAATGATTATAAATAAAATCAAAACCCGCCAAATGTAA
- the secG gene encoding preprotein translocase subunit SecG has translation MVNALQIVQVLSGVLVIFLILLHSPKGDGMSMLGGAAQLFSSQKGAEAGLNKLTTIVAVIFTVVSFLLGFKIV, from the coding sequence ATGGTTAATGCATTACAAATAGTTCAAGTCCTATCAGGAGTACTTGTAATATTTTTAATATTACTTCACTCCCCCAAAGGCGACGGAATGAGCATGCTTGGCGGAGCTGCGCAATTATTTTCAAGTCAAAAAGGTGCAGAAGCAGGGCTTAATAAATTGACGACAATAGTTGCTGTAATTTTTACTGTGGTATCATTTCTTTTAGGTTTTAAAATTGTTTAA